Proteins encoded in a region of the uncultured Fibrobacter sp. genome:
- a CDS encoding PD-(D/E)XK nuclease family transposase has protein sequence MPDNTNHSTKKYIVTNEHGEEFLLPKYAATFRILMDDKDTIRDVLNSLLQLDRDHEIVDLEYEFEKPIDIFMPENDPARLDVWVHTRDNRYLNIEMQNKVHAFFFDRMQLYNSYLTLRGKYEFNRSDYFMGLPEEERRYRYYELPETVSIWLCNNSVLRSKEIYKDVWSTYSEYEVKS, from the coding sequence ATGCCTGACAATACCAATCATTCAACAAAAAAATACATCGTCACAAACGAGCATGGCGAGGAATTCCTGTTGCCCAAATACGCAGCGACATTCCGCATCCTGATGGACGACAAGGACACAATCCGCGACGTACTCAACAGCCTGCTCCAGCTGGACCGCGACCATGAAATTGTTGACCTCGAATACGAATTTGAGAAGCCCATCGACATCTTTATGCCCGAAAACGATCCCGCGCGCCTCGACGTCTGGGTACACACTAGGGACAATCGGTATCTCAACATCGAGATGCAAAACAAGGTTCATGCTTTCTTCTTCGACCGTATGCAACTCTACAATTCGTACCTCACACTGCGCGGCAAGTACGAGTTTAACCGTTCTGACTATTTCATGGGCCTGCCAGAAGAGGAACGCCGGTACCGGTACTATGAACTTCCGGAAACGGTATCCATTTGGCTTTGCAACAATTCGGTACTCCGGTCGAAGGAAATCTATAAGGACGTGTGGTCAACATACAGTGAATACGAAGTCAAGTCG
- a CDS encoding Fic family protein has protein sequence MNRLEKLEISNVINDFRAALETLDRYDHQQLEFPKTGVDYSETSGPITYELAMEAIAVLKEKFRDSGIFGVEKDASFKSSLGQIYQTFDGKELYPTVQMKAATLLYLLVKNHSFVDGNKRIAAFIFLWYMSRNDILYRVDGSKIVSDGALVALTLLIAESKPEERETMTKLIVNLIM, from the coding sequence ATGAACAGATTGGAGAAACTAGAAATATCAAATGTCATCAATGATTTTCGTGCGGCTCTAGAAACTTTGGACCGCTACGACCACCAGCAACTGGAATTCCCGAAGACCGGTGTCGACTACAGCGAAACGAGTGGCCCCATCACCTACGAATTGGCGATGGAAGCGATTGCTGTGCTCAAGGAAAAATTTCGTGACAGCGGAATCTTCGGTGTTGAAAAGGATGCGTCTTTCAAGAGTTCCCTCGGACAAATTTACCAGACCTTCGACGGCAAGGAACTTTATCCGACCGTGCAGATGAAGGCGGCAACACTCCTGTATCTGCTTGTCAAGAACCACTCCTTTGTCGATGGCAACAAACGCATTGCTGCGTTCATTTTCTTGTGGTATATGTCACGCAACGATATCCTTTATCGTGTGGATGGCTCCAAAATCGTAAGTGATGGCGCCCTGGTCGCGCTCACGCTACTCATCGCTGAAAGTAAACCCGAAGAACGTGAAACCATGACCAAACTCATAGTGAACTTGATTATGTAA
- a CDS encoding FISUMP domain-containing protein, whose protein sequence is MKDSYFTDPRDGETYRTVKIGNRIWFAENLRHKCEGAQAYAGGMGYLCLNGETPPYDWNCDPNVKKYGLCYYWKFAEAAVPKGWRLPNNDDWRDLFNAVGAKCEMGEHGAETYLGAALALKSKDGWEEDELFPVGKSLDAFGFTAYPAGCMEEFGFCGARGKHTRFWSSVGQNKWAYRVRLDNCYDDAVLDRFWNDFSCANSIRCVKDC, encoded by the coding sequence ATGAAAGACTCATACTTTACGGATCCGCGAGACGGTGAAACCTACCGCACCGTGAAAATCGGAAATCGGATTTGGTTTGCCGAAAACTTGCGGCATAAATGCGAAGGTGCGCAGGCGTATGCCGGCGGCATGGGGTATTTGTGCTTGAATGGCGAAACGCCTCCTTACGATTGGAACTGCGACCCAAATGTGAAGAAATATGGCTTGTGCTACTACTGGAAATTTGCAGAAGCTGCAGTCCCCAAAGGTTGGCGCTTGCCGAACAATGATGATTGGCGAGACCTGTTTAATGCTGTCGGTGCAAAATGCGAAATGGGCGAGCATGGTGCCGAAACTTACCTCGGGGCGGCACTCGCATTAAAATCTAAAGATGGTTGGGAAGAAGACGAGTTGTTCCCTGTCGGCAAAAGCCTTGATGCGTTCGGCTTTACGGCGTATCCGGCAGGCTGCATGGAGGAATTCGGTTTTTGCGGAGCGCGCGGCAAACATACGCGTTTCTGGAGTTCCGTCGGGCAAAACAAGTGGGCGTATCGCGTTCGCCTAGACAATTGTTACGACGATGCCGTTCTCGACCGCTTTTGGAACGATTTTTCCTGCGCGAATTCAATTCGGTGCGTGAAAGACTGCTAA
- a CDS encoding DUF1232 domain-containing protein, which translates to MDKEPEVLDMNGASSLQKGLAVFFVIMSLLYTVSPIDLAPDAIPVVGWLDDVGFLVTATMNAVQQFTKDQNSAMVKILKYAKWFMVIAVVIAALLLGGLIAAIVALIMK; encoded by the coding sequence ATGGATAAAGAACCCGAAGTTTTAGATATGAATGGCGCATCCTCTTTGCAAAAGGGACTCGCCGTTTTCTTTGTCATCATGTCGCTGTTGTACACCGTGTCGCCCATCGACCTGGCGCCCGACGCAATTCCAGTAGTGGGCTGGCTCGATGATGTCGGCTTCCTTGTGACTGCGACAATGAATGCTGTTCAGCAGTTCACAAAGGACCAGAATAGCGCCATGGTGAAAATCCTAAAATACGCCAAATGGTTTATGGTCATCGCCGTCGTAATCGCTGCGCTGTTGCTCGGCGGTTTGATCGCTGCTATTGTGGCGTTGATTATGAAATAG
- a CDS encoding AAA family ATPase, which produces MQLHYQNSAENYFGNTLNRLDGESPAAKAELRTSFIDLKIMEYWVRFMRAYPDGSCRSFCENYLPIRYYGEFADRVYEIRNQVDFSSTIRTSIDDKHYGVRELLEAYHETRIVRFAQHFFEIMAYLERANDCLRPIIVQMIENCVKEKLAKGCSPDDEALQRVFELKRLFHLSDEAVELVLYLWLRNHQRLYLRLENIRVKEGETFDPNERGAFSRIALLTGLDGTTLQELCSKESPLLKFQLIQMEESFRNTDLRIKRKELYLADDVSNYLYGFSDMSQIMDFRPAAKPCVPYEQIVKTNPQASFILQMLKSHQMGTPLNILFYGREGTGKTELAKAIAQELNVTLLSVGIGEESMSEESLLQTRLRSMLLADWECERSGGIILMDEADLVLNKAEKGLLNIIFESLKTPVIWITNNIAMIENSTRRRFDYSLEFFSFSKSERIAIWQSVLKTQQAESMMRSEEIECVAKEIPVMAGSATLAVRLAQRMQSQDMSPLNVVREVASSHAKLLGISTLPQESRPDYNLDCVRISSGDIRNVDYVVPMLRNFDARWKESKTSGHRENLNIFLYGPPGTGKSAFAKHVAHDILDREIIVKRASDILGRHVGESEHNVSAMFREAERSDAILFIDEADSFFENRGNAKNHWEVTLVNEFICQMDSFNGMLIAATNYENVLDWAIRRRFQLKLAFDYMDSPQISKTWTAFFGGHCPKEILRCDNVAISDFQNVRRKLEYVPTELRTKELILQNMLEEVANKDDHQGRRLGL; this is translated from the coding sequence ATGCAATTACATTATCAAAATTCCGCTGAGAATTATTTCGGGAATACGCTGAATCGGTTGGATGGGGAGTCGCCTGCGGCGAAGGCGGAGTTGAGGACTTCTTTTATCGACTTGAAGATTATGGAATACTGGGTGCGTTTTATGCGGGCGTATCCGGATGGTTCCTGTCGCAGTTTTTGCGAGAATTATTTGCCGATCCGTTATTATGGCGAATTTGCGGATCGTGTTTACGAGATTCGCAACCAGGTTGATTTTTCGAGTACTATCAGGACTTCGATTGATGACAAACATTATGGGGTGCGGGAGCTTTTGGAGGCGTATCACGAAACCAGGATTGTTCGCTTTGCTCAGCATTTTTTTGAGATCATGGCTTATTTGGAGCGTGCGAACGATTGCTTGCGACCGATTATCGTACAGATGATTGAGAATTGCGTGAAAGAAAAGCTGGCGAAAGGTTGTTCGCCCGATGATGAAGCATTACAGCGTGTTTTTGAATTAAAGCGTCTTTTCCATTTGTCGGATGAGGCGGTGGAACTGGTGCTTTATTTGTGGCTTCGGAACCATCAGCGACTGTATTTGAGGCTAGAAAACATTCGGGTGAAAGAGGGGGAAACTTTTGACCCGAATGAGCGTGGTGCCTTTAGTCGGATTGCCTTGCTGACGGGGCTTGATGGCACAACGCTTCAGGAACTTTGTTCCAAGGAGAGTCCGCTTCTTAAGTTCCAGCTGATCCAAATGGAAGAATCGTTCCGCAATACGGATTTGAGAATCAAACGCAAGGAATTGTACCTAGCGGACGACGTGAGCAATTATCTGTATGGTTTCTCAGATATGTCGCAGATTATGGATTTCAGACCGGCAGCAAAACCGTGTGTCCCCTATGAGCAGATAGTCAAGACGAATCCGCAGGCGTCTTTTATTTTACAGATGCTGAAATCGCACCAGATGGGCACTCCGCTGAACATTCTTTTTTATGGTCGCGAGGGAACGGGCAAGACGGAACTTGCTAAGGCGATTGCGCAAGAGTTGAATGTTACGCTGCTTTCGGTGGGCATCGGTGAAGAATCGATGAGCGAGGAATCTCTTTTGCAGACTCGCTTGCGCTCGATGCTTTTGGCCGATTGGGAATGTGAGCGGAGTGGCGGCATCATCTTGATGGATGAGGCGGACTTGGTCTTGAATAAGGCAGAAAAGGGTCTGCTGAATATTATTTTCGAGAGCCTGAAAACGCCTGTTATTTGGATTACGAATAATATCGCGATGATTGAAAATAGCACCCGCCGCCGTTTCGATTACTCGCTAGAATTTTTCTCGTTCAGCAAGAGTGAACGCATTGCGATTTGGCAGTCCGTACTGAAAACGCAGCAGGCGGAATCGATGATGCGTAGCGAAGAAATTGAATGTGTCGCTAAGGAAATTCCGGTGATGGCAGGTAGCGCTACTTTGGCAGTTCGGCTTGCGCAGCGGATGCAGTCTCAGGATATGTCGCCTTTAAATGTGGTTCGCGAAGTTGCGTCTTCGCATGCGAAACTTTTGGGTATATCGACTTTGCCACAGGAATCAAGGCCAGATTATAATTTGGATTGCGTCCGTATTTCGAGCGGGGATATTCGGAATGTGGATTATGTCGTGCCGATGCTCAGGAATTTTGATGCTCGTTGGAAGGAGTCAAAGACCTCGGGGCACAGGGAAAACCTGAATATATTCCTGTATGGCCCTCCCGGTACCGGAAAGTCGGCTTTTGCAAAGCATGTCGCGCATGACATTCTAGATCGCGAGATTATCGTGAAACGGGCAAGCGATATTCTGGGGCGCCATGTGGGTGAAAGTGAACATAACGTTAGCGCCATGTTCCGTGAAGCGGAACGGAGTGATGCGATTCTGTTTATCGACGAGGCGGACAGTTTCTTTGAAAATCGTGGCAACGCGAAAAATCATTGGGAAGTGACCCTGGTGAACGAGTTTATTTGCCAGATGGATTCCTTTAACGGAATGCTGATTGCCGCGACAAACTACGAGAATGTCTTGGATTGGGCGATTCGCCGACGCTTTCAGTTGAAGCTGGCGTTCGACTATATGGATTCTCCTCAAATTTCAAAAACTTGGACAGCATTTTTCGGGGGCCATTGCCCCAAGGAAATTCTTCGCTGCGACAATGTGGCGATTAGCGACTTTCAGAATGTGCGTCGCAAGCTAGAATATGTGCCTACTGAGTTACGGACGAAAGAACTCATCTTGCAGAACATGCTCGAAGAAGTTGCCAATAAAGATGACCATCAAGGCCGTAGGCTGGGGTTGTAG
- a CDS encoding type II toxin-antitoxin system RelB/DinJ family antitoxin — MATSILQIRVDDKLKDEVSDLFESLGMDIPTAVRIFFKRAVIERGLPFKVSEHPTMSESSGLMSALRALNDDALKNGSAGMSEEEIEEEIKAARAERKKRVLRSR, encoded by the coding sequence ATGGCGACATCAATATTACAAATACGCGTTGATGACAAGTTGAAAGACGAGGTCTCCGACTTGTTTGAAAGTCTAGGAATGGACATTCCTACGGCCGTTCGCATTTTTTTCAAACGTGCGGTAATTGAAAGAGGGTTGCCGTTTAAGGTGTCCGAACATCCTACGATGAGTGAATCTTCTGGACTTATGTCGGCATTACGGGCGCTCAATGATGATGCATTGAAAAACGGCTCTGCAGGGATGAGCGAAGAAGAAATTGAAGAGGAAATTAAAGCGGCAAGAGCGGAGAGAAAAAAACGTGTATTGCGCAGTCGTTGA
- a CDS encoding putative toxin-antitoxin system toxin component, PIN family: MYCAVVDTNILVSAALATDRLQSVPYAVFQGISKHLFTPIVDENIVEEYCEVMSRSKFRWNVSYGQRFVDEILKYAINEPVAPTDFTLPDVDDRIFYDVAFAHRDKNAYIVTGNIKHFPNVPFTISARNFLDLINPVQSQMFVNDVSVSYSASTLMSALQALNEDALKNGSAGMSEEEIEEEIKAARAERK; this comes from the coding sequence GTGTATTGCGCAGTCGTTGATACGAATATATTGGTCTCAGCCGCCCTTGCGACAGATCGTCTGCAATCGGTTCCTTATGCGGTTTTTCAAGGTATTTCAAAACACCTTTTTACGCCGATTGTTGATGAAAATATTGTTGAAGAATATTGTGAAGTGATGAGCCGTTCTAAATTCAGGTGGAATGTTTCATACGGTCAACGCTTTGTGGATGAAATTTTAAAATACGCTATAAATGAGCCTGTCGCGCCGACGGACTTTACTTTGCCAGATGTTGATGACAGAATCTTTTATGATGTAGCTTTTGCTCATCGTGATAAAAATGCTTATATCGTTACGGGTAATATAAAGCATTTTCCTAACGTTCCTTTTACGATAAGTGCTCGAAATTTTCTGGATTTGATAAATCCCGTTCAATCGCAAATGTTTGTAAATGATGTCTCGGTTTCTTATTCCGCATCCACTCTTATGTCCGCGTTACAAGCCTTGAATGAAGATGCTTTGAAAAACGGCTCTGCAGGCATGAGCGAAGAAGAGATTGAAGAGGAAATTAAAGCGGCAAGAGCGGAGAGGAAATAG
- a CDS encoding phospholipase D-like domain-containing protein — protein sequence MPIFTKYIQNEEHYSEVISRIMSVRNNLWIGTADIKDVYVKQDGDAIPLLGQLATLLKRGVGVRLIHAKEPGPNFREDFDRFPILVTDLERVMCPRVHFKMMIFDLETAYIGSANLTGAGIGMKSSLRRNFEAGILTNDPALVEPAIEQFDTLWMGSHCKKCGRQEFCGDRIK from the coding sequence ATGCCCATTTTCACTAAGTACATCCAGAACGAAGAACATTACTCCGAAGTGATTTCACGAATCATGTCGGTCCGCAATAACTTGTGGATTGGTACTGCCGATATCAAGGATGTGTATGTGAAACAGGATGGTGATGCCATTCCGTTGCTGGGGCAACTTGCTACACTTTTGAAACGCGGCGTGGGCGTGCGTTTGATTCATGCGAAGGAGCCTGGCCCGAATTTTCGCGAGGACTTTGACCGCTTTCCGATTCTGGTGACGGATTTGGAGCGCGTGATGTGCCCGCGAGTGCATTTCAAGATGATGATTTTTGATCTTGAAACGGCTTACATCGGGTCCGCGAATTTGACGGGTGCGGGAATCGGCATGAAAAGCTCTCTACGCCGTAACTTCGAGGCGGGAATCCTCACGAATGACCCTGCGCTTGTCGAACCTGCTATAGAACAGTTCGATACGTTGTGGATGGGCTCGCATTGCAAAAAATGTGGTCGCCAAGAATTCTGCGGCGACAGGATTAAGTAG
- a CDS encoding WYL domain-containing protein: MADQARGERMIRIFVYMMAHYNNRYSVADIMRHLDIREEDLRSVQRDMHALSEIEGGYIKRSVESGKTYYQVALERANKLIFPEFGDTLLHFMFLQRIANIYPATSNLIEDLTKRITQDLPAREQSTLAHYAKELNGRILFMGTPPSVDENVGKNLPVILDAIRKKQKVQITYTDNWGAITNKPRIPLMVAINQGEIYIGCVSQHHPDKTYALKLRRIQSVKLLREQFVEDPKVVDILRKRIRTGTLLSGDQDQQEEKVVIYFPGYAKNFLQERPYHPSMKIKELDCGDIHVTMKVAVNGLLKQWVMYYGSIAEVLKPAKLRQMVLDSAKDLVKLYERKST, translated from the coding sequence ATGGCAGATCAGGCTCGCGGCGAACGAATGATACGAATTTTCGTCTACATGATGGCGCACTACAACAACCGTTACAGCGTCGCCGACATCATGCGGCATTTAGACATTCGCGAAGAAGACCTGCGGAGCGTGCAGCGTGACATGCACGCACTCTCCGAAATCGAGGGCGGTTACATCAAGCGCTCTGTCGAAAGCGGCAAGACCTATTACCAGGTGGCACTTGAACGCGCAAACAAGCTCATATTCCCGGAATTTGGCGACACGCTACTGCACTTCATGTTCCTGCAGCGCATCGCGAACATCTACCCCGCGACCTCGAACCTCATCGAAGACCTAACCAAACGAATCACACAAGATTTGCCTGCACGCGAACAATCCACCCTGGCCCATTACGCGAAGGAACTGAACGGGCGTATTCTGTTCATGGGAACGCCCCCGAGCGTTGACGAAAACGTCGGCAAAAACCTGCCAGTCATCCTTGACGCCATTCGCAAAAAACAGAAAGTACAAATCACCTACACCGACAACTGGGGTGCCATCACCAACAAGCCACGCATTCCGCTGATGGTCGCCATCAATCAGGGCGAAATCTACATCGGCTGCGTATCGCAGCACCACCCTGACAAAACATATGCCCTCAAGCTCCGCCGCATTCAATCCGTAAAGCTCTTGCGCGAACAATTCGTCGAAGATCCGAAAGTTGTCGACATTCTCCGTAAACGAATCCGCACCGGTACGCTGCTGTCCGGCGACCAAGACCAACAAGAAGAAAAAGTCGTCATCTATTTCCCGGGATACGCCAAGAACTTTCTGCAAGAACGTCCCTACCACCCCAGCATGAAAATCAAGGAACTGGATTGTGGCGACATCCACGTGACCATGAAAGTCGCCGTGAACGGCCTGCTCAAGCAATGGGTCATGTACTACGGCTCCATTGCCGAAGTGCTAAAGCCCGCTAAGCTCCGCCAAATGGTACTCGATAGCGCTAAAGACTTGGTGAAACTGTACGAAAGGAAGTCTACTTAA
- the dtd gene encoding D-aminoacyl-tRNA deacylase — translation MKFLIQRVLNAQVDIAGETVGKIGKGYMILIGVGEDDTKEIADRLIRKMLALRIFADENGKTNLSIKDVGGELLLVSQFTLYANCNKGNRPTFNGAGNPALANELYEYIIAECKKEIPVVQTGKFGADMQVSLTNDGPFTIMLE, via the coding sequence ATGAAATTCTTGATTCAGCGAGTATTGAACGCCCAGGTGGATATCGCAGGCGAAACTGTCGGGAAAATCGGCAAGGGCTACATGATTTTAATCGGCGTGGGCGAAGACGACACCAAGGAAATAGCCGACAGGCTTATCCGCAAGATGCTTGCGCTGCGCATCTTTGCCGACGAAAACGGCAAGACGAATCTTTCCATCAAGGATGTGGGCGGCGAGCTCTTGCTCGTCTCGCAGTTCACGCTTTACGCCAACTGCAACAAAGGCAACCGACCGACCTTCAACGGAGCCGGCAACCCGGCACTTGCAAACGAGCTTTACGAATACATTATCGCTGAATGCAAAAAAGAAATCCCCGTCGTACAGACAGGGAAATTCGGTGCCGACATGCAGGTGAGTCTCACGAACGACGGCCCGTTCACAATTATGCTGGAATAA
- a CDS encoding ThiF family adenylyltransferase, whose product MGIEKGIFNRTSLLLGDDVMGDIYQKRVIIFGLGGVGSWCAESLVRSGIKELVLVDSDRVCVTNVNRQLMATTKTVGQVKVDVLKNRLLEINPHANIVALQDIYEEANTEKFQLDTFDYIIDAIDSLENKMQLLWHATRTKATVFSSMGAALKMDPTRIKVAEFWKVAGCPLARALRDKFKKKKMALKKKVLCVYSDELLKNRGKNSSCGTDACMCPKVRHERSEAELQNANLVDHEWCSSKAQINGTMSHSTAIFGFMIAGLVMQDIYKKALASAE is encoded by the coding sequence ATGGGAATCGAGAAAGGCATCTTTAACCGCACATCGCTCCTGCTCGGAGACGACGTGATGGGCGACATCTACCAGAAGCGCGTCATCATCTTCGGTCTCGGCGGAGTCGGCAGCTGGTGCGCCGAAAGCCTGGTGCGTTCCGGCATCAAGGAACTCGTACTCGTTGATTCAGACCGCGTGTGCGTCACCAACGTGAACCGCCAACTGATGGCCACCACGAAAACCGTGGGGCAAGTCAAGGTGGACGTGCTGAAAAATCGCCTACTCGAAATCAACCCGCACGCCAACATCGTAGCACTCCAAGACATCTACGAAGAAGCGAATACCGAGAAGTTCCAGCTAGACACCTTCGACTACATCATCGACGCCATCGACAGTCTCGAAAACAAGATGCAGCTGCTATGGCACGCCACACGCACCAAGGCAACCGTTTTCTCTTCGATGGGGGCAGCCCTCAAGATGGACCCCACACGAATCAAGGTCGCCGAATTCTGGAAAGTCGCCGGTTGCCCGCTCGCCCGCGCCCTGCGCGACAAGTTCAAGAAAAAGAAAATGGCTCTCAAGAAAAAAGTGCTATGCGTCTACAGCGACGAACTCCTGAAAAACCGCGGCAAGAATTCCTCTTGCGGAACGGACGCCTGCATGTGCCCCAAGGTGCGCCACGAAAGGAGCGAAGCCGAACTCCAGAATGCAAACCTGGTCGATCACGAATGGTGCAGCAGCAAGGCGCAAATCAACGGCACCATGTCGCACTCCACCGCTATTTTTGGATTCATGATTGCGGGCCTCGTGATGCAGGACATCTACAAGAAGGCATTGGCTAGCGCGGAGTAA
- a CDS encoding SufS family cysteine desulfurase yields MIDAEKIRNEFPMLVAGDKDAKPLAFLDSTATTQKPDCVIDVMNDFYREHYSSVKRGVYRLSARTTEAFEATRKNVAKFINAKTEDEIVFTRGTTESINLVAWSYGRKFFEAGDEILISGLEHHANIVSWQIVAEMKGAKIKVIPVLDSGDLDLSKLPGLLNARTKMVAVAHVSNSVGTVNPIAEIIATVRKLAPQAKILIDAAQSSSHIKIDVQKLDCDFLAFSGHKMYGPTGVGVLYGKYEVLDSMPPWHGGGEMIKNVTFEKTTYADVPARFEAGTPMIAEVIGLGKAIEWINTVGIENIRKHEEEITQYALEQLAQIPQVKVLGNPKERGALISITLDGIAVSDAAMILDEENVAVRSGHHCAQPVMDRFGVDATLRLSFGAYTLKRDIDRFIAGIKRVLRLFG; encoded by the coding sequence ATGATTGATGCTGAAAAAATCCGCAACGAATTTCCGATGCTCGTCGCAGGCGATAAGGACGCAAAGCCGCTCGCCTTCTTGGACAGCACGGCCACCACGCAAAAGCCCGACTGCGTCATCGACGTAATGAACGACTTTTACCGCGAGCACTACAGTTCCGTAAAACGCGGCGTATACCGCCTGAGCGCTCGCACTACCGAAGCATTTGAAGCCACCCGCAAGAACGTGGCCAAGTTCATCAACGCCAAAACCGAAGACGAAATCGTATTCACCCGCGGCACCACCGAAAGCATCAATCTAGTGGCGTGGAGTTATGGTCGCAAGTTCTTCGAAGCCGGCGACGAAATTCTGATTAGCGGACTTGAGCATCACGCCAACATCGTGAGCTGGCAAATTGTCGCCGAAATGAAGGGCGCCAAGATCAAGGTGATTCCCGTTTTGGACAGCGGCGATTTAGACCTGAGCAAGCTTCCCGGGCTGTTGAATGCGCGTACCAAGATGGTGGCTGTCGCCCACGTGAGCAATTCCGTCGGTACCGTGAACCCCATTGCAGAAATTATCGCGACCGTCCGCAAGCTCGCCCCGCAAGCCAAAATTTTGATTGACGCCGCCCAGAGTTCTAGCCACATCAAGATCGACGTGCAGAAGCTCGACTGCGATTTCCTCGCCTTCAGCGGACACAAGATGTACGGCCCTACCGGCGTAGGCGTACTCTATGGCAAGTACGAAGTTCTCGACAGCATGCCCCCCTGGCACGGCGGTGGCGAAATGATCAAGAACGTGACCTTCGAAAAGACGACATACGCCGACGTTCCCGCCCGCTTTGAGGCTGGAACGCCCATGATTGCCGAAGTCATCGGGCTCGGCAAGGCCATTGAATGGATTAACACCGTAGGCATCGAGAACATCCGCAAGCACGAAGAAGAAATTACGCAGTATGCGCTGGAACAACTCGCCCAGATTCCGCAGGTGAAAGTTCTCGGCAACCCGAAGGAACGCGGCGCTCTCATCAGTATTACACTCGACGGCATCGCCGTAAGCGACGCCGCCATGATTCTCGACGAAGAGAATGTAGCCGTCCGCAGCGGGCACCACTGCGCCCAACCTGTCATGGACCGCTTCGGCGTCGACGCCACGCTTCGACTCAGTTTTGGCGCGTACACCCTGAAGCGCGACATCGACCGTTTTATCGCAGGCATCAAGCGCGTCCTCCGACTCTTCGGCTAA